CTACAGGAACTTGGGAGAGTTGGGACACTATCTTCGGCAAATGAGAGCTGTGCTCGACGAGAGTGGACAGAAAAGCCAGACGGGCGACCTGGGCGGTTCCGTGGCGAAGGTGGAATAAGAGGGAGGGTGGGATAAGAGGATCTGCTTGTGACTCGGCGTTTGCGTTATTATCTTAGGGTGTTATCCTGGACGAGGGTAGACATTAATACATGGTATGTCTACAGACAGCGTAGCGGGAACCCATCTCCCTCTGATCCTCTTAACATTGCATGGTCGTGGTCTCAGTTTGGATAGCGATCCAGAAAGCTGTTCATTGAAAGCTGGCAAGAAACATTGTGTGCCAATGGATTCAGATGAGCCAGAGAAGCAATATTGTTGAACTCTGCCGGTTCAGGTGGGCATATACTCACTCCGTGTGATTTTTCCCGATGATCCTGGTGGCGGATATGTGACCGCTGAAAATTACGACGTGAGATTCAGGACCATGGCGGTCTTTGATAGACCACTGTCCACTTTTCTGCCGCAGCAGTCTCTTCACTTTACTGTTGTAATTCTtcagcttcttcttcgtttttttttttcccaTTTGTGTCTTCTGCATTCAAGCGCCCCGCTGCCCATACCTCGCAACACGATCCAACCTCCGCCTCATCTCTGCCCTTGCAGTTGGCGCTCGCCGCTGCGGCCCACTCGTACGGCGGTAGGATTCAGGTGCATCCGGCAGGTCCAACCCGCCCAAGTGACTATCTCCACTCTGACCCTGAGCGGCGAGGAACGGACTCGGTGGAAGATCTGCCAGATGTTGAACGCCCCGCACGAGAGCTGGATCGAGGGGCATGTCGTACGTGTCGTTGGGGTACTGAGGATAGGTAGGCTGCTGTGGTTGTGGCGATGGTTGTGGGTGTTGCGTTAGTTCGACTTGAGGTGGGTAGCTGGGCGAGTCTGCAGGATCAGTGGCTTGGTGCTGTGAGAAGTGGTTGGTAGCTGGCGGAGAAATGTGTTGGTCGTTAGCAGGTGGTGAATACTGTCGTTGTCCACTGGTGGTTTGTGACGAACGCGACTGGTTTGCCCGCATGGCGGACAGGCCTTTGTTCATCTCACTGCACTCGGGGCAGTTGCGAATGACTTGGCTGACAGTCTCCTTGATGCGCACCCAGTGATAGAGCTCGGCAATTGCGGCTGTGGTTTTGTTGATGCCGCCGTGGGACTTGTGGTGGACGTCTCGCGCAATCTCGTATTGTCGCTGGGCATCGGAGATGACCTCTTTGCCTTTGAGCCACAGCTTCTCTGGCTCGTCTTCGGTGGCTGGTGTCAGCTTGTAGTGCGTGGCTGCACTGCGCAGACGACTCTTCTCGGCTCTGTCAGCACCATTTGGGTATTTTCCGTTTTTCAGATAGAAGCGTATCTTGTCGAAGCGTTCTTCCGACACAAGGTCATCGTCCTGGCCCAGATCACGGCCGTAGATGATGGCATCCACAAGCTCGCCTGGGTACGACTTGAGGTTGCCACAACCCTTGACACGGCCGATGCGCTTGAAGCCCAAGGCGTCCCATATGCGACACGAGGCTAGGTTGGTCTCGTAGACGAGGTTGAAGACCGAGTACGTGTAGCCGAGTTTGGGGGCCCAGTCCAGATACGTCTCGCCCATCAAGCGGCCAACGCCTCGATTCCGCGAGGCATCCGTGACCAAGAAGCCCCCGTTGCAGACGTGGCTGGAGCGGCCAGGGTAGTTTGGCTTGATGTAGAAGCTTCCCAGACACTCGCGCTCCCAATCACAGCCAGTGCGTGCCATGTCGTGCAGCTCGCGCCCATGCTGGATCTCGCCCAGCAGCACAATGGCGCCAAAGACGCCGAACCAGTACGGGCCGAAGCTGTCGAGCGGCAGCGGCTCGACCATGGGGTAGGTATCGCCCTTTTCAATTTCACGGCCCAGCTGGTCGCACAGGTAGGCCAGCAGGGACCGAGGCACCTGGTTTGGGGCAGAGAAAGGGATGATGGTGGCCAGAGTCACTCGGTCACGCAGTGTCACTTGGATGGGCGCGATGCCGACAGGGAGCGGGCCGCCCGGCGTAGGGTAGCAGACTTGACCAGACGTGCGGACAATGACGGGCGCGGTCGGATCGTCAAGCATGGCCGGCATGGCTGCGAGGAAGGGGCAACCTGCAGCCGCTGTGTAGGATGGGTCAGTCAGTCTTCACGACACTGCGACAAGCCAGCGAGCGAGCAAGCAAGCATGCATGCAGGCATGCAGGCAAACAGACAAGCACGGTCATGGCGATGCACTGGCATGCCTGTAGGCGAGCGCGCATTGGAATGGGCAGGCGACAGGACCTCTCGCTGGAAAGGTGCAGAAGAGGTGCAGAAGAGGTGCAGAAGAGTTGCAGAAGAGTTGCAGGAGAGGTGGACGACTCACAGAAGAGTGCCTGAACGGCTCTAGGGTAGGGCTTGGGCAGGATGAGAGGTACACCTGGGCGGCAAAGTACTGAGCTGTGAGCACGTGTGCACGTCCGTGCGCACATCTGCGCTTCTCCGCGCGGCGCGGGGCGTCTGGATGGTGATTGGATGGCAAGCGAGCGCGTCATGCTTCACGTTGTATCCCATCaccgtctgcgtctgcgtctgcacGGCAGGTGGCGTGTGGTAAGCAAACATGGTTTGATTTGACCTCTCTAGGCTACAGAAGCGGATATACATGAAGTCGCACGGTCAGAACCAAGGCCCTCATGCAGTCGGCACATGCAGCACCGTCTGGTTCTGGTACAGGTCGCACGCATGGGGATGCTGCAGGCAGTACTTGGGCATCAAAGGAGCGGCCTGAACACCGTTGGCCACGAGATACTCGCGAAAGTTCAGGATGCGCTGCGTCAGCTCCGTGGTCCTCTTGTTGCCATTCTCGTCGCGGTTGCCCGACCACACAAGCTCGGCCAGCGCCGCAGCCCGAGGCCACATCTTCTGGCTGATGACTACATCGTCCACTTGCTCAGACCACAGCGGCGCAATGGCACCTTGCACCAGTGACTTCTGCGCCTCGGTGAGGTTGAAGGTGAAGTCGTAGTCGTAGACGCGCTGCCACGTCTTGTACGGCGCGCACCAGGACCCCCCACCCGCTCCCCAGTTGAAGTTGGGGCTTCCGTCCGTGGCATTGGGGTTGACCATGACGTTGTACCGAGGGTCGTTGCCCACCCAGCCGCCGTACCCGCAGTCCAGGTAGATGAAGTCGGAAGAGGATACAATGACCTTGTAGCCTGCATCTGTCAGATTCGAGATGTGCGAGAGCCCGTTGTTCCACGCTTGCAGGACAATGTCCTTCGGTACTTCCCCCGTCGCAGCAACGGCTGCGGAGAGCTTGACGTCTTCCCACATGACAAATGTCTTGTTGGCCTGTTTGCGGAAATTCGGAATGGCGTGGTCGACCCAGTACTGATACAAGTCACCCATCGTCTTTCCGGACGCGAAGAAATCGGTCGCAAGAGAGCTGAAGTTGTTGCAGTTGAGAAACAGCTCGTCTCCACCGATATGGAACCAGTTGTCAGGGAAGATGTCGGCGACTTCCTTGTACACCCTTCCGGTAACCTCGTACGTCTTGTTGTTCAAAATGTCAAGCTGACCAGGGTTCGGCTCCACGGCAGTGTGCAACGACCAGTCATCGTTGGACCACCAGCTGTCCTGGCACGTCAAGATGCTCTCGTCAATCTGCTTCCACCCAGAACTGGCGTGACCTGGCATATCAATCTCCGGGATGATACGAACGGCGCGAGCAGCGGCATAGCTGATGATCTCCTTGAGCGTAGCCTGAGAAAACACTTGGTTGCGTGCGTATGCATCTTCCGTCATCTCAGGGTACGCAGAGATCTCCAGAGGCCAGGACTGAGAGTCGACCATGTGCCAATGCAGGACGTTCAGCTTCGATAGCGCCATGCCGTCAATCTGTTCCAGTATCTTCTTCTTGGAGATGAAGTTGCGACCACTGTCGACCATGATTCCACGCACAGGGTAAAGTGGCTGATCCTGGATGGACACGGGCTGCTCAACGATCAGGTTCCCCTGACCGTCATTGATGACAATCTGCTGAAGAGTAGTGAAAGCATGGAGTGCCCCGTACACCGTCTCGGCGGAGATGTCAACAGAGTCGGAGCCTGCGGAGACGTCCAACGTGTAGGATTCGTTGACGCCGTGCTGCAGAGAGGCATGTGTATCGGCGATATCGACGGTGACCGTGGTGAGACGACCTGTGCAATTGCCGGTAGGCGGTACGCCGTATtgcctcttcttcctcgacTTCTTCTTAGAAGCAGTCGATGACGGGAATGGTTCGAATTCTCGGATCGGCGCCTCCACCGCTGCAGGGATCCACTTGAGCTCTGTGATGGTGCTGGCTGCACGGTCAAAGGCTTGCTGCAAGACTTGGTGATCAGGCGCTGACAGTGCTAACGTTCCAACGGAGAAGCACCCGGAGTCGCCCCAGGTGATGTGGGAGGGCTTGGGAAGTGGGTTGGCGGCGACGGCTTCAGCATGCCTGGCGAACAGGATGGAAGCCGTAGCCGCGGAGACCAGCAGAAGGTCGCGCATAGTAGTGGTTATGTTTTCACTGTGTGCTAATTTGCGGAGAGGACAGAGAAGGGCAAAGTGGAGGGGACCAAGGCTGAAGTGGGAGACGGTGAAACCGAGAAACAAGGGCACGCACGGTTGATGAACGAAAGATCATCGGTGGATGAAGGGGGCTACTCCATGCGGTGAGCATCCAAGGGTTGTGCCCAGCTGGGCAGGGTAATTGAGCGGCCGAGCCAAACGGGTGAGGCTTCACAGACGGGGCCACGTCGGGTTCACTTTCACTAGTCTACCGGTTGGTCCATGGGAGCTTTGATGAGATAGCTAGGGCGACAAACTCAGCCTTGCTGCATGTCAGCAAGAGGCTCTCTCCACTGCAACCACACGCGGTGCCTGCTCGCCAGTCAAAGACATGCTGCAGCGTCGGGATGCAACTCTGCCCGCCGCGACACGAGAACAAGACGCACACGGTGTGCGGTGTGCGCTCCTTTTGACGGCGCCACGGCAGCGGCAATACCGTGGACCAACAGCGTCCACTTCACCTGAGATGTAGTCTCCTGGTCGGGGCGCAGCTCGTCTCCACCACCTGGCCTGCAGATCAGCCTATGCAGTGCGCACTAAGACAAACGGCTGTCACCCCAGGATGTGCATGTTTCGTGCAAGGTTACACGCGCCTTGCAACAGGCCGTCGACAGAGGCTGTGATGCCTTTGCGCCTTGACTCGGCTCTTTCATCGCGCATCTGATGTTTGCACAAAGAATGTAGGCGTCAAAGAatgaagaagaaagacagaaGCTGCACCAAAGCCCCTCAAGTCCCAACCAAGGGGTGTGGTCAAGTTGCGTCTAGCCGGCTTTCGCAACGAGAACGGGGATATCGGAGGCACGGCTGCGGCGTCGTCCAAGCGAAGGACGGAGCGCGGGCAGTACCAATGAGGAACGCTCATCAGACAAGGCAGGGCGTGAGATTCCGAGGATACCAGCGACGGTAACCCCTGGATGCCTGCTGAGTGACGTGTTTGAtcagtctctagttaatagtagcatCATCACCAGAGACAAGCATGGCGCTCAACAATCGATGCCAGCTACCTTCTCGTCAACGTGCTCTCTGGCGCGTTTGACATTGCGCCACCTCGCTGTCAGCTCTTGTGGAGGCGCATGCCATGTGGAACGTCTTTGTTGCTTTACTGCTTTGTTGCTCTGCTGCTTTGTTGCTTTGTTGCTTTGTTGCTTTGTTGCTTTACTGCTTTATTGCTTTACTGCTTCGTCGAGTCAACCGCCACATCAAGTCAACCACCACATCAATGACGCGGCTGCTGTCAAGCCGTAAAGGTCCGCTTGAACCGCCATGTTTCACGTAAACGCCGAGGCACGTTTGGCAAAACAAGAAATACATTCGGACCGCGGACGGCTGCGGGATGCTGGGGTGAGACGTTGGTCTACGATCTGGACGCCGACATGTCACAACAAACGCCAAGAAACCGACTCGACAGCTACCATTCATGCAGCCTGTACATGGGTTGCTTGGTGTCTCGAGGTCAGCCACTGCCGCCGCCAAGAACAGACGCATTAGCTGAAGGCGCAGCATGCTCGGTGCCGTCGGTTGCGTTGCCTGGACGCTTTCCATGCTTGATGGTCCACCAGTCGGGCGCAGGCACACTCAGCAGCTTGCATATGTCGCGTCGTCTCCTCCTAAAATCATCGTACAGATGCTTCCAGATCTTCCGCTCTGCGCAGCTCCCCACGTGGCTCCCGCCGCAGTCTGGCTGCATCTCCTCCAGCCCCTCGGTCGGCCACATGATCCAGGGCTTGGGCAGCGGCCAATCGCTGAAGTGGACGAGCTTGGCCTCACCGTAGACCTTGTCGGCATCCCATGTCTCAAAGACATTGCCGAGATAGGCGCTGTGATCATGCCGCCTGAACTCGCCCGTCAGCAGGGCATAGGGCCGGTGCGGAAGCACCAGCGCGCTCTCCTCGAAGCGCTCGTTGACCAGCTCCATGTCGAATCTGTGCGCGTCGACCAGCTCCTTGtggccgccgccgcccagGGTCTGCTTGAAGCGCTCAAACTCGTCCAGGTCGGGCTGCAGGACCATGAGCATCGACGTCAGCGGCCACGGCTTGCTGTCGGCCCAGTAGGCGCGGGGCATGGCCATGGGCGTGGACGGGAGAAGGAAGAGCTCGTCGATGTTCTTCAGCAGCGTCACGTCCGAGTCCATGGCGATGACGCGGTCGTAGTAGGCGAGCGAGAAGGCCATGAACTTGGTGACCGACTTGTCCCAGGTGCCGGTCCATTCATCTGCAGGGCCGTCAGCACCCTGTTCCTTCTCAATCGGACCTTGGGTGTAGGGTGTGAGGTGTGGGGTGTAGTGTGTAGTGAGCGTATAGCATATAGTGTATATCGCATATCGTATAGCGTATAGCGTATAGTGTATAGTGAGCGTATAGCGTGTAGTGTGTAGTGTGTAGTGTGTAGTGTGTAGTGTGTAGTGTGTAGTGTGTAGTGTGTAGTGTGTAGTGTGTAGTGTGTAGTGTGTAGTGTGTAGTGTGTAGTGTGTAGTGTGTAGTGCGTAGTGTGCAGTGTGCAGTGTGCAATGTTTAATGAGCATCCTTACCTTGGGTGCGGCCCTCCACCGTCAGCAGCTTGACGGGGTGCAGCTTGACCTGGTACTGGTCGCGCGCCAGGACGAGCAGCTGGCTGTCTCGATCTCGGGCGTCCGTCACCTCCGTGTCCCAGTGCTGGGGGTAGAAGAGCACCCGGTCTGCCCGGCTGCCGAGCCTCGCGAGCGCATCGAAGAGGAGAAGGGCGTGGCAGAGCGTCGCGCTGTCCGTCGCATACAGGCTGTATGCGTAGTTGCTCCACTTGGTCGCGCCCCGTGTCGACGCGCCCTCCGCCGACGGGTACAGGAACCACCAGCATACCAACAGCACGCCACAGAGGTACAAGGCATGTCGTCGGCGGAAGCGGAAGGCGAGGGGGCGCGCGTCCTCTCCCCCCGTGAATCGAGGGAGTTGGTCAGACCGCCGTCGACGCATCGTGTGGGTGCGCAGGAGCAGCAAGAAACATTTCGTCTCCAGAAGTCGACGTCGAAGCCGCGTCAGGACCTGCGTCAGGACCCACGACTTGGTTGGCTTGCTGCTTCCCCGACCTTTCGGCCAATGACGTTGCCACGTCTCCGCGCGCCGAACGGACCATGTCGCGTCTCACCCACCGTCTCCACCTGCGCATACCGCACTCCTTCGTGCAGCGTGGTGCAAACAAGGCGTGCATCTTGCAACACCGCTTTTCCCCCTCATCTTCTTCACATGGTCGCTGCACGCCCGTATGCTTTCTAGCCATTGACTATCCTACATTGTGTACAACACCACTTCAAACCTCCCCTTTCCTCAGATGGCGACAGGCACAATCCATTCGCATTTTGGTGGCGTGAGCGGTATGTCCTCGTCATCGTTGAAGCGGCCCATCTGTCCCACCCGTCTATATATCTCTTCCAGCAGCTTACCCGCCTCGCCCTCGTACGCTTCTGGGCTCCCTTCCTTGTACCGTTCCTTAGGGTCAATCGGGCCCCCTGCTGCGGCGGGCTGTGCTGGTGTCTGCACGGCTGCTGGAGCCGCTTGGTTCTGGGTGCTGAAGGGTGAGGGAGCGGTTGCTGGCGCTGCAGCTGATTGTGCGGCTGCTTGGCCGGCTGCTTGGCCGAATGGATTTTGAGCCTGGGTGTTGGAAGCCTGAGCTTGCTGCCCCCCGAGGCTGGGGGCACCGAAAGCAGGGGCGCTTGGCTGACCAAATGCTGGAGCTGATGGTGCTGCTGCAACACCTCCAAAGGGATTGGGCTGGTTTGCAGGCTGCTGGGGTTGCGCTTGGCCAAAGGGGTTTGGCTGCTGCCCAGACTGTGCGGCTTGACTGAACGGTGATGACTGAGGGCCTTGTGCAGGCTGCTGACCAAAAGGGGGGTTACTGGTCTGTGGCTGCTGGCCGAACGGCGAGGTGCCTGAACCGGCTTGCGCTGTTTGTCCGAAGGGGCTCTGTCCAAATGCAGGCTTACCGAATCCACTTGACTGCCGCGTCTGCCCCAGGGCGTTCGCCTGCCCAAACGCCGATCCTTGTGCTGGGTTCGAGGCTTGTCCAAAGGCAGGCGTACCGCTGGGCGCTGAAGCTTGTCCAAAGGCTGGTGTGCTGCTAGGCGCTGAAGTCTGTCCAAAAGCCGGCTGCTGGCCCAGGCCACTGGGTTGCCCAAA
The Ascochyta rabiei chromosome 17, complete sequence DNA segment above includes these coding regions:
- a CDS encoding Beta-N-acetylhexosaminidase; amino-acid sequence: MRDLLLVSAATASILFARHAEAVAANPLPKPSHITWGDSGCFSVGTLALSAPDHQVLQQAFDRAASTITELKWIPAAVEAPIREFEPFPSSTASKKKSRKKRQYGVPPTGNCTGRLTTVTVDIADTHASLQHGVNESYTLDVSAGSDSVDISAETVYGALHAFTTLQQIVINDGQGNLIVEQPVSIQDQPLYPVRGIMVDSGRNFISKKKILEQIDGMALSKLNVLHWHMVDSQSWPLEISAYPEMTEDAYARNQVFSQATLKEIISYAAARAVRIIPEIDMPGHASSGWKQIDESILTCQDSWWSNDDWSLHTAVEPNPGQLDILNNKTYEVTGRVYKEVADIFPDNWFHIGGDELFLNCNNFSSLATDFFASGKTMGDLYQYWVDHAIPNFRKQANKTFVMWEDVKLSAAVAATGEVPKDIVLQAWNNGLSHISNLTDAGYKVIVSSSDFIYLDCGYGGWVGNDPRYNVMVNPNATDGSPNFNWGAGGGSWCAPYKTWQRVYDYDFTFNLTEAQKSLVQGAIAPLWSEQVDDVVISQKMWPRAAALAELVWSGNRDENGNKRTTELTQRILNFREYLVANGVQAAPLMPKYCLQHPHACDLYQNQTVLHVPTA
- a CDS encoding Protein spt10, with amino-acid sequence MPAMLDDPTAPVIVRTSGQVCYPTPGGPLPVGIAPIQVTLRDRVTLATIIPFSAPNQVPRSLLAYLCDQLGREIEKGDTYPMVEPLPLDSFGPYWFGVFGAIVLLGEIQHGRELHDMARTGCDWERECLGSFYIKPNYPGRSSHVCNGGFLVTDASRNRGVGRLMGETYLDWAPKLGYTYSVFNLVYETNLASCRIWDALGFKRIGRVKGCGNLKSYPGELVDAIIYGRDLGQDDDLVSEERFDKIRFYLKNGKYPNGADRAEKSRLRSAATHYKLTPATEDEPEKLWLKGKEVISDAQRQYEIARDVHHKSHGGINKTTAAIAELYHWVRIKETVSQVIRNCPECSEMNKGLSAMRANQSRSSQTTSGQRQYSPPANDQHISPPATNHFSQHQATDPADSPSYPPQVELTQHPQPSPQPQQPTYPQYPNDTYDMPLDPALVRGVQHLADLPPSPFLAAQGQSGDSHLGGLDLPDAPESYRRTSGPQRRAPTARAEMRRRLDRVARYGQRGA